In Antechinus flavipes isolate AdamAnt ecotype Samford, QLD, Australia chromosome 6, AdamAnt_v2, whole genome shotgun sequence, the sequence AGATACCATTCTCAaacaatgctttataaataatatgaaataaagatgAGTGTTCATTTTCAGTTTCACTTTATCCTCAAAAAGAATTGTTTCTGGAAAATTAACTTCTTTGCTGATAATATAGTATATTCCTAAGTTTCTCctattataataaagatgactcTTTAATTCCTATAATTCAAGTTATTAAATACTAAAGACTttattttatcccaaagaaaaaaacagaagatgcTTAAAAACTGTCACAAAATCTCCTATTCagatacacaaacacataaaGCACCCCAAAACCTATTAGTTAGAACTCAATTGATATTGAAGTTGGTATCAGAATATGACACTGTTCCCACAGGgaaatatatttctcttataATATCAAAGTTCTTTCCAAGCCTGTAGAAGCACCATATAGTTTGTATTCCTTCCTAAAGACAACCATAATGCAATATTGTGCTTAAGCCAATTCTCAGGGGCTCACAAGAGATAACTGAGTTTTGAATGGGAACATTTTGATCATACAAATGAATAAATTCTACACATCATGACttaatttatggttttatttATGATCTAGCCTTTaagaagtgatggagaaaataatagtgaGGATTAAATTTTCAGGTATgtcatgaattctttttctcctcaggGAACTTGTTCTTAAATATTTAACAGCACTTCCCATTTAGAGGATGATGAATCATCAATACCATTAATATCAAAGCTATAGATTTCAGCCAACTCAATGGATTTGCTCTTCATGTACTAAGCTATTTAATAATGAAGGAGTTGGTCTTTTCTAGAATAACAGCTAGAATTTAAACACATCATTTATTTCATACAACAATGATAAAATAGGGGATAGAATTAAGGCCCTTTAAGCATGAGGAAACAGGGTAAGATTTTGGGTCACTTGTCTAAGATAATACAACATGAaagtatctgagatagaattGAAATTCACATATTTCCTATCTCCACATCCATATGATGCTGCCTCTGAAAAGATTTGAATTGAACTTCTATGAGCACAAGAAAAGTATTCTGACTTAGGGACTGGATCGCAATATAAGGAAGTTACAGATTGGATTTGTCTAAGAAAAATGATGATCTGCTCACAGCTTTCCTGAAAGCACTCTTGACATCTTTGTTCCTGAGACTGTAGATCAGAGGATTCAATGTGGGGATGACCATAGTATAGAATACAGACGCCACTTTATCTGAATCCATTGAATGGCTTGAGCTGGGTTGGAAATACATGAACATGATTGTCCCATAAAATATCGATACTGCTGTGAGATGGGAAGCACAAGTGGAAAAAGCTTTCTGACGACCTTCAGCAGATTGGATCCTCAGGATGGTGATGAAGATGAACATATAGGAAGACAATAtaataataagaggaaaaaatgctgTGAATATTCCAGAAATAAATATTACCATCTCAATCTTCTGAATATTAGAGCAGGTTATAACTAGGAGAGGGGGAACATCACAGAAAAAGTGATGGACTACATTAGATCTACAGAAGGAAAGACTAAAGATGTTTCCTATGATTATGGAGgaattcagaaagccacaaatgtGAGCACCACTGGTCAGAAAAACACATATTGTTGAAGTCATGGTAGTGGTATATTTTAGGGGCTTACACACAGCTGCATGACGATCATAGGCCATGGAGGCTAAGAGAAAGCTTTCAGTAGAAGCAAAGGCTCCAAAGAAGAATAACTGTGTTGCACATCCATTATAGGAGATGACCTTGTGGCCTGTGAGGAACCCAGCTATAACTTTAGGAGTAACAGCTGAGGAATAGCCAAAATCCACCAGGGAGAGGTTACTGAGGAAAAAGTACATGGGGGTGTGGAGGCGAGAATCCCAGGAGATCAGAGCTATTATCCCCAGGTTCCCTACCAGGGTGATGAGGTAGATGAGAGTAAACATGATGAAGAGAGGAATTTGAAGCTTTGGGACATCTGTTAATCCTGTAAGGATGAACTCACTCACTTCAGATCTGTTCTCAATAGATGTCATTTGAGAGTGTTGTCATTTAACTGCAATAAAAGAGTAACTATGAGTATAAGCCACCCTGCATGATGAATGACTCcaatatagaaaacaaaataaaagatagatCTTTGGTTAAGGGTAGAAGGGACCAAAAGCCTAATAGCAATTGTCACTGCAGTTACTTTAGGACTCTAAAATTCCTTGATTCAGTTTGTCACAGAGAGAGTGCCTTGTGTATTAATTCCcacttattttctattattatcttaACAGTTTTTAAACTAATATTTCTCACTTTAGGGGGGAAAATCCCTTCTTATCTGGCAAAAATCAGCATAAGGAAGGAGTTGTTGCTTAGAGATGAAGAACTAGATCTTTTCTTATGAATATCCTTCTTTCTggtaaatagagaaaaaaggaagaggagaggagtaAAATAAGAGGAAcgttaaaagacagaaaaagaagaggaaagaatcaaataaagttggctgagatttcactggaataCTGCTTAATTTAGGGTTTCATTGTGACTGTAAGATCTGGAATACTGCTTAACTTAGGGTTTTATTGTATCTATAAGATCTAAGATCTGTTCTACAGACTAAAGTTAAAACTTCCTGGGAAAGAAAGAGTTGACAGTTAACAGCAATTCTATAGTTGTGGGAGTTATCTATCAAAAATGTCATTGGTGAATCACATGACAATATGTATGATTTTAAAATCTGTTGCCTTCACACAACCTGTCCCCTTTTCAATTCTCCACCACTGCTACTGTGGAATCAGAAGCCATACCCAGGGATGTTTTGTCCTTTTATTCAGTATATGGTTTTCTGGGTCCCAGAGATCTCACCAATCTTTAATTTAGCATCCTTCAAGTTTGAGCTAAAATACTATCTTCTTGTAGATAGTAGATCTTTGCTCATCTATATcaattctaatgcctttcctcttttGATTATCTATAATTTATTCTGGATATTTATTGTTTGGATAGTAATTTGCATCTTATCCAGAAATTatgagttctttgaggacagggattatattttctcattctttgtattctcagtgcttagcgtAGTGCAGAtcccatagtaggcacttcataaatgtttatcagctcatttatttaaatgataaCCCTTCCTTTATGAATAAAATTAAGTTGACCTTTGGGCATTAGGCAAATACTTAGTCCATTCCCAGATTTCACCATAAACCTTTATGGCTTGGAAGGACCTACCATAGTTATGCTTCAGTAATTTGGAGTACTTAGCTTCATCTTTACTACCATTGATAGTAGAAGAAAATTTCATATAAGTTAGTTGCTTCATGTTTTTTATAACATGAtacatattggaaaaaaaatcacagaaaacagAGTCAGAGAATCTTAAGTAAACCCAATCTGATCAATACTTACCTCTGTCAAAATGTAAgattgaaaagaggaaaagaactttTTAAGGAGGAAGTATGAAAGATAAGAGTTATATAAGTCTAGTGGTCTATTAGGGTCCCCAAACAATTGTGTCTAAAAAGCAAGAACCTCTTATATGGAAAACAAGTCTGATCACTAACTTGACATTTAGACCATAGGGATGAGACTTATAAGTGAAATATTATTCTAGAAAGGTTTCTCCcttcttgaaggaaaagagataGGAACCAGAGTGAAGAAATATGGTGGAaaatattcatacagttatcagCATAATAGAATATAGTATTGATATATGGTAATTAtattggaagaagaaatagatcagCAAATTGTTAAACATAAATTTGGTATGAAGAACTGATTTATTAATGATGGAGGACTTTATCTGGGAATCTTctggattattttcttttgttttgtctatctttctgttttcGTATGTTTGTGTCTTTCTATTTTCGTCTATAAAAATACCCTACTTATTCTGTCTCATCAAAGAACAGTTATTTATTTCCTGAATGAAAATGTATATTTGTCCAACAAAAGTTCAAAAGTGAAAGAAGCAACATGAAGAAATCCTGTTCTGAATTTGATTCTCATAAAGAATGGGGAACAGATAAGTATgctcaaaataaatatgaatgttaCAGGAGTTGGAGGAGCATAAGTGACTTATCTTAAAGTtttagatagatttttaaaaagactagcAACTGTCAGACATGAATCTTAGGTTTGGGATGAATCAATTCTAGATATTACAAAGGAAGAATAAAGTAGCATCTTATGGTctaattcaaaacttaaaatatagaaagatctCAAAAACACAACTttaatgataaaagataaaaattgtcAGACTTAACTTGTAAAACATAAACTGCAGCAAAGTAAAaaggagagataagaaaggataaaatgcaaaagcaaaacATCTTATAGTAGGAGAGTTAGAGGACTGCCAGAGCTCAGGATGAACTgagggaagcataaaaaggtaaaaagtattAGGAATtggatatatttttgaaaaattgtctgtttgggAATGAAAACATAATCAAATAAGGAATTGTACCAATGCTCAAAGTTGATGAGCAAGTGCAGTGAATGATAAGGAAAGGCAGAAgtgattaatttatattttggttCTATTTTCTATGACTAAGAGAATGATCTTTGAATTGAGAAGTTAACAACTATGTTTTATAGGAAATTGACACTTCAGATAATAAGCATTAACACTTATATGAGTaaatgaaagggaagaaacatttatatagcatttattaagtgtcattAATTGTGCTAAGCAAGCACTTTATTAACATTATCtctaaaattatctcatttgattctcactacaaccttacaatatatgtgtattaaTTATCTCCATATTTGGCAAGGCaagtgaggttaagtgatttgttcaggatcacacaactagtaaattattcccattttaaagttgagggaactgaggaaaacagagctGACATGACTTGCTCTGGATTATATTACAAACATCCAAggctagattggaactcaggactttctggttctagtactctattcactgtaccagaGGTatctctttaaagtttacaaagtactttaaatatatttgattatttgatttcTACAGCATGTTTCTGatgtacaagataaataaaaaaactaatttgattttatattgtATAAAGAGACACAGTATCCAGGCATACAGAAGTGGTCCACTATATTCTATATTTGGAGCAATTTATTCAGTTGTCATTTCTGCTCttcaagaaagaaatagatagatTAGAGGTTTTTCAGAGGAGTTTAGCTACAATGGAGAAAGACTTTGAAATCTTGCCGTATTGAAATTGGTGGAAGGAACTGAGGGTTTTTGGTATAGCGAAAATAAAAGATGGGAGTCACAACTAATGTTGGGATTAAAGCTATCTTTAAGTATCTGAAAGAGTGTCATAAGAAGAAAGGATTTGACTTGTTTTATTTGTATCCAAAGAGAAGAATCAGGGCAAAGTGCAgaagttaaaaagaaacaaatttcagTTTAATACAAAGAACACATTTCTAAAACATTGTTATTTAGAAGTGGAAGGGCTGCCTTCACATGTATTGaatttactcttttttaaaaagacttgatAGAAGTGCTAACTGATCACTTGTTGAATGTATatcacatgtgtatatgtgtgtaatatatacatgtgtatacatgtacctaaaacattattatttgttattttaatggCTAACACTATTCCTACTACTACTGTTCTCTTTCATGAatcctttaagatcttttattcCTCGAATACTATGGACCAGTATTTCATCatcaataaagaaaagatattggACTAGGTTACTTTTGAGATCCTTTGTAGTTCTAATTAAATGATACAATGATATTTTTGGCATATGttacttttaaagattttcattAATCTTCATAATACCACAATAAAAGAACCTTTTTTCTAATGTAGtttatttgagatttttaggTAAGgacaaatgaataattaaaactATATCATGGATTATTagagaagtagaaataaaatctatttttgcaACTAGCAGCaatgaagatttttcctttcctataatAGGAGCTATACAAAATAGAATACAAAAAACCAACTTAGACTCAATATTTATAGTAATATTGATCTCATACATGGTAGTCTCAAGCCATTTAGTTATCAAATATGTATAGACACAGACTATGATAGTCCTTCTCACTGATATAATCAAGGTTGGTTCCTTTTGAGTgcccacatccagagaaaattttttttggtaatcagGGCAGacaaaatgatttgttttctaCTCAGAAATGTTTAggtattgaaaaataatattatttttgaaagagCACTTGATGGATAGAATGAAGATTTGGACTCTTATGTTGATTGGAATTGAACTAATTTTCGCTATCATTTCACAAAAGGCAATCATCCCTTAGAGTCCCTTtctcctcatttgaaaaaatcaaattagtagttttGGGACACAGTGATTACACACAGTGAATGTAAAAAAAGTTTGCCAAGAATCAAGTGCTATAGACACGAGAACCCCAGGTTATTGGCCTTGTACATGATCAAGGATGAGTAGTATTTTGGGAaacaaagatatagaaaaaagaggaaagatataCTAAAACAATGCAAAGTAATAATGAGAGAATGTGGTGTAGTTGAGAGAGCTTTGGTCTTTGAATCAAAAAGATGTGGATTTAAgtcccacctcagatacttatttattGCATATGcctagacaaatcattttcagtcattcaACTTCAAGTTACTTACCTGCAAATGGAGAAAGATAATGGTGGAATAGATGTCACAAAGTTCTTGGGaaattcaaatgaggaaattgatgtaAAGATTTTCCCAAAGGTTTGGTCCTTTAAAAATGTGAGCTGTTATCATTAAGTGCAAAGActaaattttatctaaattttgttttcaaCATCTTTTCTCAAGAATATAATGCAGTACTCTGCACACACTAATCAACATCACTTGATGAGGTGGCCATTATAACTTTAAAGTTGGCCATCCTCAAACTGCTCCTTCAGTTACTGAATCATGATGAGCAAGAAATGATCCAAGCAGAAATTAATAACCAGTATTTATAGAGTACTTGGATGTTTGAATTCAAGATCCATACACAATCTTATTTGAGGTCCAAGACAATTCTGTGAGAGAAGTACAACAGGTGTAATCATATACATTggatagaaaggaaagggaagaaattaagtgacttactcaatgGGTAAAGAGTGAGTTAGTGTCTGACAAAGTTTTTATTCAAATCTTCTTATCTCCAGGTTTAGTTATGtttcttttatatcattttgCCGTCTACATAGGCTCTGTGGTCTTGAACTAGATATCCTAGAACTTATGTGGCTTGATATAGAGAAAGATGAGTCAGGACTCAAAAGGGAGAGTTAGCCAAGAACTTTATATTCAAGGTTTGACCTTGAAGTCCCAAACCCAGGAAGCAAGAGATCTTATTGAAGAAACTCTTCACGAACCAGTAAGATAAAGAGTTCAAAGGTTCCAGTGGCAGAGATGTCACTTCTGGCCATTACTGTGGTATGGAAGGCAGTGGAATTTGCAATGGGCATCCTATTGTCCGTTCACCTCAGttccaagaaatagaaaaggaattc encodes:
- the LOC127541622 gene encoding olfactory receptor 5B12-like — its product is MTSIENRSEVSEFILTGLTDVPKLQIPLFIMFTLIYLITLVGNLGIIALISWDSRLHTPMYFFLSNLSLVDFGYSSAVTPKVIAGFLTGHKVISYNGCATQLFFFGAFASTESFLLASMAYDRHAAVCKPLKYTTTMTSTICVFLTSGAHICGFLNSSIIIGNIFSLSFCRSNVVHHFFCDVPPLLVITCSNIQKIEMVIFISGIFTAFFPLIIILSSYMFIFITILRIQSAEGRQKAFSTCASHLTAVSIFYGTIMFMYFQPSSSHSMDSDKVASVFYTMVIPTLNPLIYSLRNKDVKSAFRKAVSRSSFFLDKSNL